From Triticum urartu cultivar G1812 unplaced genomic scaffold, Tu2.1 TuUngrouped_contig_9612, whole genome shotgun sequence, one genomic window encodes:
- the LOC125532295 gene encoding NADH dehydrogenase [ubiquinone] 1 alpha subcomplex subunit 8-B-like translates to MSANSTPVDASGEPIPTSSVLMAASKHIAVRCRPENVAFLNCKKKDPNPEKCLEKGRQVTRCVFNL, encoded by the coding sequence ATGTCAGCGAACAGCACGCCGGTGGACGCCTCGGGCGAGCCGATCCCAACGTCGTCGGTGCTGATGGCGGCGTCCAAGCACATCGCGGTGCGGTGCCGGCCGGAGAACGTGGCCTTCCTCAACTGCAAGAAGAAGGACCCCAACCCCGAGAAGTGTCTCGAGAAGGGCCGCCAGGTCACGCGCTGCGTCTTCAACCTGTGA